One genomic window of Nasonia vitripennis strain AsymCx chromosome 1 unlocalized genomic scaffold, Nvit_psr_1.1 chr1_random0013, whole genome shotgun sequence includes the following:
- the LOC100115075 gene encoding puromycin-sensitive aminopeptidase isoform X1, protein MLLHGTVLRRVCSRFGAAAAAAAAASAPVRVVTSYLSGSSSSSLVSRQYGSLAASALLQSHQPNRAVACLSRRHRRLVIPANPRRTYNNALFQASRALSSEALAAAAAVAERPVDDPRRKMSSEKKPFHRLPTNVKPHHYKIELQPDLVGFTFDGKQDVSIEVVESTNTVSLNSCDINIKSAVYNDGTGKTIQAKDIATNAENETASIIFPEQLPLGKSGFIRMEFKGEINDKLKGLYRSKYTSPDGTVKHAAVTQFEASDARRCFPCWDEPALKATFDISLVVPNDLVALSNMPVKSATPAGQNLQTLAFETTPVMSTYLVAIVIGEFDYIEDRSSDGVLVRVYTPKGKQEQGRFALHVATKVLPYYKSYFDIPYPLPKIDLIAIADFSAGAMENWGLVTYRETCLLVDPHNTSAVVKQWIALVVGHELAHQWFGNLVTMEWWTHLWLNEGYASFVEFLCVDLLFPEYDIWTQFVTDTYIKALELDALKNSHAIEVPVGHPSEIDEIFDDISYNKGASIIRMLHSYIGDDDFRKGMNLYLKRHSYANAQTEDLWNALEEASKKPVGHVMSTWTKQQGFPLLRVSEKPSPDSNKRVLSFTQERFLADGSADKDNNLWVIPITVSMSQDPKKITKKFIMESKTKDIEFENMSKSSWFKVNPGTVGVYRTLYSNDLLESFMSAIRDQSLPPLDRLGLLDDLSALSQAGHISSGDVLKMMEAFKGETNYTVWSSIVNCLSKVGILVSHLDIHAKYKLFGRSLLQNIHSRLGWDKKPEESHLDTLLRSLVLDRMISFGDEATIKEAQRRFEAHVAKKAILPADLRSPVYKAVFSAGDANTFETLLKLYREADLHEEKDRILSALGATKDEALLRRVLEFSLDEEVKTQDTVYVIMSVTMTYKGRVLAWEFFKNNYAKLIDRYQSGVLLTRLVKCTTEHFVSESYAQDVEEFFKHHPIPCAERNVQQSIETIRLNAAWLKRDQEAIEKFLKNIE, encoded by the exons ATGCTTTTGCATGGGACTGTCCTCCGCCGTGTGTGTAGCAGATTCGGCGCAGCAgcggccgcggcggcggcggcatcaGCGCCGGTGAGAGTTGTGACCTCCTACCTGAgtggtagtagtagtagtagcctGGTCAGTCGACAGTACGGATCTCTAGCAGCGTCTGCTCTGTTGCAGTCGCATCAGCCAAACAGGGCAGTAGCTTGTCTGTCTCGTCGTCACCGACGCCTCGTCATCCCAGCGAATCCTCGTCGTACTTACAACAACGCGTTATTCCAAGCGTCGCGTGCACTCAGCAGCGAAGCccttgcagcagcagcagcagtagccgAACGTCCCGTAGACGATCCCAGAAGGAAAATGTCAAGCGAGAAGAAGCCTTTTCACCGGCTGCCGACCAACGTCAAGCCGCATCACTACAAAATCGAACTGCAGCCGGACCTCGTTGGCTTCACCTTTGACGGCAAGCAGGATGTTTCTATTGAG GTCGTCGAATCCACCAACACAGTAAGCTTAAATTCCTGTGACATCAATATCAAGTCGGCTGTCTACAATGATGGCACTGGAAAAACCATTCAGGCAAAAGATATTGCAACCAATGCTGAAAATGAAACTGCCTCGATTATTTTCCCAGAGCAATTGCCACTTGGAAAATCTGGCTTCATACGCATGGAATTCAAGGGTGAAATAAATGACAAGCTGAAGGGTCTTTATCGCAGCAAATACACCAg CCCTGATGGTACTGTCAAACATGCGGCTGTTACTCAATTCGAAGCTTCGGATGCAAGAAGGTGCTTTCCTTGTTGGGATGAACCAGCTCTGAAAGCTACTTTTGATATTTCCTTGGTTGTGCCAAATGACTTAGTGGCACTTTCAAACATG CCAGTAAAGTCTGCCACACCAGCTGGTCAAAATTTGCAAACTCTTGCATTTGAAACCACACCAGTAATGTCCACTTACTTGGTTGCCATTGTGATTGGCGAATTTGACTACATTGAAGATCGGAGCAGTGATGGCGTTCTCGTGAGGGTTTATACTCCTAAAGGAAAGCAAGAACAAGGTCGCTTTGCTCTTCATGTCGCCACCAAAGTACTTCCTTATTACAAATCATATTTTGACATACCATACCCACTGCCAAAGATTGACTTAATCGCCATTGCTGACTTCAGTGCAGGAGCAATGGAAAATTGGGGTTTAGTTACTTACCGCGAGACTTGTCTTCTCGTCGATCCTCACAATACCTCGGCTGTTGTTAAACAGTGGATAGCTCTCGTCGTCGGTCACGAGCTAGCTCATCAATGGTTTGGAAATCTCGTTACCATGGAATGGTGGACCCATTTGTGGTTGAACGAAGGATACGCATCGTTCGTAGAATTTTTATGCGTAGATCTGCTTTTCCCAGAATACGATATTTGGACGCAATTTGTTACGGACACGTATATAAAAGCGTTGGAGTTGGATGCGTTGAAAAACAGTCACGCAATCGAAGTTCCTGTTGGCCATCCTTCGGAAATCGACGAAATTTTCGACGATATTTCGTACAACAAAGGTGCAAGCATCATTAGGATGCTTCACTCGTACATAGGAGACGATGATTTTAGGAAGGGTatgaatttatatttaaagcGACACTCGTACGCTAATGCACAAACAGAAGACTTATGGAATGCCTTGGAGGAAGCGAGCAAGAAGCCCGTAGGACACGTCATGTCAACGTGGACCAAACAACAAGGTTTTCCTTTACTTAGAGTATCTGAGAAGCCTTCTCCAGATTCAAATAAAAGAGTACTTAGTTTTACGCAAGAACGATTCCTCGCCGATGGTTCTGCAGACAAAGACAATAACCTGTGGGTTATTCCAATCACAGTAAGCATGTCTCAGGATCCGAAAAAGATCACGAAAAAGTTCATTATGGAAAGCAAGACAAAGGATATCGAATTCGAAAATATGTCCAAGAGTTCCTGGTTCAAAGTGAACCCTGGAACGGTTGGCGTGTACAGAACGCTTTACAGTAACGATTTACTCGAGAGCTTTATGTCTGCCATTAGAGATCAAAGTCTGCCACCTCTAGACCGCTTAGGACTTTTGGATGATCTTTCTGCCTTATCCCAGGCAGGTCACATTTCGAGCGGAGATGTTTTAAAGATGATGGAAGCATTTAAGGGCGAAACAAATTATACCGTATGGTCCAGCATAGTCAATTGTTTGAGCAAAGTAGGAATTCTCGTGTCGCATTTAGACATTCACGCCAAGTACAAATTATTCGGAAGGTCGCTTTTGCAGAATATTCATTCTCGTTTGGGTTGGGATAAGAAACCTGAAGAAAGTCATTTGGACACCCTACTCAG GTCTTTGGTTCTTGACCGTATGATATCGTTCGGCGATGAGGCCACGATCAAAGAAGCACAACGACGCTTTGAAGCTCATGTAGCTAAGAAGGCGATTTTACCAGCAGATCTTCGAAGCCCCGTGTACAAAGCAGTATTCTCTGCTGGTGATGCCAATACGTTTGAAACGTTACTTAAATTATACCGCGAAGCTGATCTGCACGAAGAAAAGGACAGAATCCTCAGCGCGCTTGGTGCAACGAAAGATGAGGCTCTGCTGCGCCGAGTCCTCGAGTTTTCGTTGGATGAAGAAGTCAAGACTCAAGATACCGTATACGTCATAATGTCGGTTACCATGACCTACAAAGGCCGAGTACTTGCCTGGGAGTTTTTCAAGAACAACTATGCCAAACTGATCGATCGTTACCAGAGCGGAGTTTTGCTAACTAGGTTAGTCAAGTGCACAACAGAGCATTTC
- the LOC100115075 gene encoding puromycin-sensitive aminopeptidase isoform X2 encodes MLLHGTVLRRVCSRFGAAAAAAAAASAPSHQPNRAVACLSRRHRRLVIPANPRRTYNNALFQASRALSSEALAAAAAVAERPVDDPRRKMSSEKKPFHRLPTNVKPHHYKIELQPDLVGFTFDGKQDVSIEVVESTNTVSLNSCDINIKSAVYNDGTGKTIQAKDIATNAENETASIIFPEQLPLGKSGFIRMEFKGEINDKLKGLYRSKYTSPDGTVKHAAVTQFEASDARRCFPCWDEPALKATFDISLVVPNDLVALSNMPVKSATPAGQNLQTLAFETTPVMSTYLVAIVIGEFDYIEDRSSDGVLVRVYTPKGKQEQGRFALHVATKVLPYYKSYFDIPYPLPKIDLIAIADFSAGAMENWGLVTYRETCLLVDPHNTSAVVKQWIALVVGHELAHQWFGNLVTMEWWTHLWLNEGYASFVEFLCVDLLFPEYDIWTQFVTDTYIKALELDALKNSHAIEVPVGHPSEIDEIFDDISYNKGASIIRMLHSYIGDDDFRKGMNLYLKRHSYANAQTEDLWNALEEASKKPVGHVMSTWTKQQGFPLLRVSEKPSPDSNKRVLSFTQERFLADGSADKDNNLWVIPITVSMSQDPKKITKKFIMESKTKDIEFENMSKSSWFKVNPGTVGVYRTLYSNDLLESFMSAIRDQSLPPLDRLGLLDDLSALSQAGHISSGDVLKMMEAFKGETNYTVWSSIVNCLSKVGILVSHLDIHAKYKLFGRSLLQNIHSRLGWDKKPEESHLDTLLRSLVLDRMISFGDEATIKEAQRRFEAHVAKKAILPADLRSPVYKAVFSAGDANTFETLLKLYREADLHEEKDRILSALGATKDEALLRRVLEFSLDEEVKTQDTVYVIMSVTMTYKGRVLAWEFFKNNYAKLIDRYQSGVLLTRLVKCTTEHFVSESYAQDVEEFFKHHPIPCAERNVQQSIETIRLNAAWLKRDQEAIEKFLKNIE; translated from the exons ATGCTTTTGCATGGGACTGTCCTCCGCCGTGTGTGTAGCAGATTCGGCGCAGCAgcggccgcggcggcggcggcatcaGCGCCG TCGCATCAGCCAAACAGGGCAGTAGCTTGTCTGTCTCGTCGTCACCGACGCCTCGTCATCCCAGCGAATCCTCGTCGTACTTACAACAACGCGTTATTCCAAGCGTCGCGTGCACTCAGCAGCGAAGCccttgcagcagcagcagcagtagccgAACGTCCCGTAGACGATCCCAGAAGGAAAATGTCAAGCGAGAAGAAGCCTTTTCACCGGCTGCCGACCAACGTCAAGCCGCATCACTACAAAATCGAACTGCAGCCGGACCTCGTTGGCTTCACCTTTGACGGCAAGCAGGATGTTTCTATTGAG GTCGTCGAATCCACCAACACAGTAAGCTTAAATTCCTGTGACATCAATATCAAGTCGGCTGTCTACAATGATGGCACTGGAAAAACCATTCAGGCAAAAGATATTGCAACCAATGCTGAAAATGAAACTGCCTCGATTATTTTCCCAGAGCAATTGCCACTTGGAAAATCTGGCTTCATACGCATGGAATTCAAGGGTGAAATAAATGACAAGCTGAAGGGTCTTTATCGCAGCAAATACACCAg CCCTGATGGTACTGTCAAACATGCGGCTGTTACTCAATTCGAAGCTTCGGATGCAAGAAGGTGCTTTCCTTGTTGGGATGAACCAGCTCTGAAAGCTACTTTTGATATTTCCTTGGTTGTGCCAAATGACTTAGTGGCACTTTCAAACATG CCAGTAAAGTCTGCCACACCAGCTGGTCAAAATTTGCAAACTCTTGCATTTGAAACCACACCAGTAATGTCCACTTACTTGGTTGCCATTGTGATTGGCGAATTTGACTACATTGAAGATCGGAGCAGTGATGGCGTTCTCGTGAGGGTTTATACTCCTAAAGGAAAGCAAGAACAAGGTCGCTTTGCTCTTCATGTCGCCACCAAAGTACTTCCTTATTACAAATCATATTTTGACATACCATACCCACTGCCAAAGATTGACTTAATCGCCATTGCTGACTTCAGTGCAGGAGCAATGGAAAATTGGGGTTTAGTTACTTACCGCGAGACTTGTCTTCTCGTCGATCCTCACAATACCTCGGCTGTTGTTAAACAGTGGATAGCTCTCGTCGTCGGTCACGAGCTAGCTCATCAATGGTTTGGAAATCTCGTTACCATGGAATGGTGGACCCATTTGTGGTTGAACGAAGGATACGCATCGTTCGTAGAATTTTTATGCGTAGATCTGCTTTTCCCAGAATACGATATTTGGACGCAATTTGTTACGGACACGTATATAAAAGCGTTGGAGTTGGATGCGTTGAAAAACAGTCACGCAATCGAAGTTCCTGTTGGCCATCCTTCGGAAATCGACGAAATTTTCGACGATATTTCGTACAACAAAGGTGCAAGCATCATTAGGATGCTTCACTCGTACATAGGAGACGATGATTTTAGGAAGGGTatgaatttatatttaaagcGACACTCGTACGCTAATGCACAAACAGAAGACTTATGGAATGCCTTGGAGGAAGCGAGCAAGAAGCCCGTAGGACACGTCATGTCAACGTGGACCAAACAACAAGGTTTTCCTTTACTTAGAGTATCTGAGAAGCCTTCTCCAGATTCAAATAAAAGAGTACTTAGTTTTACGCAAGAACGATTCCTCGCCGATGGTTCTGCAGACAAAGACAATAACCTGTGGGTTATTCCAATCACAGTAAGCATGTCTCAGGATCCGAAAAAGATCACGAAAAAGTTCATTATGGAAAGCAAGACAAAGGATATCGAATTCGAAAATATGTCCAAGAGTTCCTGGTTCAAAGTGAACCCTGGAACGGTTGGCGTGTACAGAACGCTTTACAGTAACGATTTACTCGAGAGCTTTATGTCTGCCATTAGAGATCAAAGTCTGCCACCTCTAGACCGCTTAGGACTTTTGGATGATCTTTCTGCCTTATCCCAGGCAGGTCACATTTCGAGCGGAGATGTTTTAAAGATGATGGAAGCATTTAAGGGCGAAACAAATTATACCGTATGGTCCAGCATAGTCAATTGTTTGAGCAAAGTAGGAATTCTCGTGTCGCATTTAGACATTCACGCCAAGTACAAATTATTCGGAAGGTCGCTTTTGCAGAATATTCATTCTCGTTTGGGTTGGGATAAGAAACCTGAAGAAAGTCATTTGGACACCCTACTCAG GTCTTTGGTTCTTGACCGTATGATATCGTTCGGCGATGAGGCCACGATCAAAGAAGCACAACGACGCTTTGAAGCTCATGTAGCTAAGAAGGCGATTTTACCAGCAGATCTTCGAAGCCCCGTGTACAAAGCAGTATTCTCTGCTGGTGATGCCAATACGTTTGAAACGTTACTTAAATTATACCGCGAAGCTGATCTGCACGAAGAAAAGGACAGAATCCTCAGCGCGCTTGGTGCAACGAAAGATGAGGCTCTGCTGCGCCGAGTCCTCGAGTTTTCGTTGGATGAAGAAGTCAAGACTCAAGATACCGTATACGTCATAATGTCGGTTACCATGACCTACAAAGGCCGAGTACTTGCCTGGGAGTTTTTCAAGAACAACTATGCCAAACTGATCGATCGTTACCAGAGCGGAGTTTTGCTAACTAGGTTAGTCAAGTGCACAACAGAGCATTTC